From Mobula hypostoma chromosome 27, sMobHyp1.1, whole genome shotgun sequence, a single genomic window includes:
- the ctu1 gene encoding cytoplasmic tRNA 2-thiolation protein 1: MPVYCNSCGKKAAVLRRPKTGHSLCKECFFWAFEEEIHQTIISAKLFQKGETIGIGASGGKDSTVLAHILKVLNDRYNYGLNLMLLSVDEGISGYRDDSLETVKRNQQQYDLPLKIISYEELYGWTMDQIVKKVGLKNNCTFCGVFRRQALDRGAMMLKVDKVCTGHNADDIAETVLMNFLRGDIARLRRCTAITTGSEGAIPRCKPLKYAYEKEIVLYAYFKKLDYFSTECVYSPNAYRGYARTFLKDLESIRPSAIMDVIHSGENLSVKEDVKMPKQGTCVRCGYISSQGLCKACVLLEGLNRGLPKLGIGKHAKLHSRLLNKEPLTEAEKKKLRVVDF; encoded by the exons ATGCCTGTTTACTGCAACAGTTGTGGAAAGAAGGCAGCAGTCCTTAGGCGTCCCAAAACAGGACATTCTCTTTGCAAAGAATGCTTTTTCTGGGCTTTTGAAGAGGAGATTCATCAAACAATCATATCTGCAAAGCTTTTCCAGAAGGGAGAGACTATTGGAATTGGGGCTTCTGGTGGGAAAGACTCAACTGTTTTGGCTCATATTTTGAAAGTCTTAAATGATCGATATAATTATGGGTTAAATCTGATGTTGCTTTCTGTGGACGAAGGTATTAGTGGCTATCGTGATGACTCCTTAGAGACGGTAAAGAGAAACCAACAACAGTATGATCTGCCACTCAAGATTATTTCCTATGAAGAGCTATATGGCTGGACAATGGATCAGATTGTGAAGAAAGTTGGTTTAAAGAACAACTGCACATTCTGCGGGGTCTTCAGACGGCAAGCACTTGATCGTGGTGCCATGATGCTAAAAGTGGACAAGGTCTGCACAG GTCACAACGCAGATGATATTGCTGAGACAGTCTTGATGAATTTCCTGCGAGGAGATATTGCTCGCCTACGTCGCTGTACTGCGATTACTACAGGTAGTGAAGGGGCAATTCCTCGTTGCAAACCACTGAAATATGCTTATGAGAAAGAGATTGTGCTGTATGCTTACTTCAAGAAACTGGACTACTTCTCCACTGAATGTGTGTATTCTCCTAATGCATATCGGGGCTATGCCCGTACTTTCCTGAAAGACCTGGAATCAATCCGACCAAGTGCTATTATGGATGTGATTCACTCTGGTGAAAACCTGTCTGTGAAAGAGGATGTGAAGATGCCCAAGCAAGGCACCTGTGTGCGCTGTGGTTACATTTCTAGTCAGGGGCTCTGCAAGGCTTGTGTTCTTTTGGAGGGACTGAACCGTGGGCTTCCCAAACTTGGTATTGGCAAGCATGCAAAACTGCATAGCCGACTTCTAAACAAGGAACCACTCACTGAGGCAGAGAAGAAGAAGTTAAGAGTGGTTGATTTCTGA